One Lasioglossum baleicum chromosome 6, iyLasBale1, whole genome shotgun sequence genomic window carries:
- the LOC143209642 gene encoding uncharacterized protein LOC143209642 isoform X2 gives MHTLAGGRPSVLMIAASQTAGGGCEASAEDAQHLRVHLPTVSSRRTRVTPISSHRTTATRKPCIPKDLALCYAMLPLLLLLQCYGDSCGRTLNDLATMVTHDVFLFGF, from the coding sequence ATGCACACGCTCGCCGGAGGCCGTCCCAGCGTGCTTATGATCGCCGCGAGCCAAACAGCAGGCGGAGGCTGCGAGGCTTCCGCGGAAGATGCGCAACATCTCCGTGTGCACCTGCCGACCGTGTCGTCCCGACGGACCCGTGTCACGCCGATTTCCAGCCACCGTACAACAGCCACGAGGAAACCATGCATACCCAAGGACCTGGCTCTCTGCTATGCTATGCTGCCTCTGCTTCTGCTGTTGCAGTGCTATGGCGATTCCTGTGGTCGAACCCTTAACGATCTTGCCACTATGGTTACGCACgatgtttttctttttggtttttAG